A genomic window from Desulfonatronovibrio magnus includes:
- a CDS encoding TlpA disulfide reductase family protein, with the protein MKSRLPVMLILFFMALHINFVQAHETYPRVDSDGINELIEQEKGQVVLLNFWATWCAPCRAEILELIKIREMYSHDDLTIIGPSLDFDPSVISPFVERIGLNYKVVHALDQVMNDYEIERIPYTLIFDRSGNKTHEFYELVETEILIEIIEELIKNGS; encoded by the coding sequence ATGAAATCAAGATTACCAGTTATGCTTATTTTATTTTTTATGGCTTTGCACATTAATTTTGTCCAGGCGCATGAAACTTATCCAAGGGTGGATTCCGATGGAATTAATGAGCTTATTGAGCAGGAAAAGGGGCAGGTTGTACTTTTGAATTTCTGGGCTACCTGGTGCGCTCCCTGTCGAGCAGAGATTCTTGAACTGATCAAGATCAGGGAAATGTACAGTCACGATGATCTGACCATCATCGGCCCGTCTCTGGATTTTGATCCTTCGGTTATATCCCCTTTTGTTGAGAGGATTGGTTTAAACTATAAGGTAGTGCATGCCCTGGATCAAGTTATGAATGATTATGAAATTGAGCGGATACCTTATACATTGATTTTTGACCGCAGCGGCAATAAGACTCATGAATTCTATGAACTGGTTGAAACCGAAATTCTTATTGAGATCATTGAAGAGTTGATTAAGAATGGGTCTTGA
- a CDS encoding homocysteine S-methyltransferase family protein, whose protein sequence is MIFKQLINSNRVLVFDGGMGTLLQSKGLKPGQSPEELGLENPEAIRQAHELYVRAGADFITTNTFGGSRFKLGSEINPTDFNERMAVLARSAAHGKALVAGSVGPTGRMLAPLGDMEFSEIVSVFREQITGLVRGGVDLIIGETHFDLAEARAVIIATRQVCDLPVAISMTFEQGQSLTGTSPDVYLDAAQNLGVDIVGINCSSGPEDFIPLVESMLDHLDTPLLVQPNAGLPVLEDGKTVFKLGPEEFVEKLVPFISMGVKLVGGCCGTTPDHIRALKQMAQNLSVQQPSNQNKPCIVLTSRSRKACLGFNYKPVLVGERINPTGKKDLTAQLQGFEFTRALQLAEEQIAYGAGVLDVNVGAPMVEEEKVLPSLIRELTARFDVPLCVDSSNPEAIKKSLFEYPGSILVNSISGEQDKMDVLGPLCREFGAPFILLPLEGSKLPATAAQRLDIIEKLLIKAEEINIPRRLIIVDALALTISSNSSAALDCLEVIGQCRKRWGLGTIMGLSNISFGLPARELINSTFLAMCLAAGMTSLIANPGSARIREVMAASNVVLGKDNMAEEFVSKYSGWKPSGEYIHQAALQVEDFGSSLKEAVVKGRKELIVDLLKEALANGKQPFSLVNDEMIPAINLVGEKYEKREYFLPQLILSAETMKAGFEFLRPMLKKDDQDVGSTIIMATVEGDIHDIGKNIVCLMLRNYGFNVVDMGKDVSASDIVDTAKANKASLIGLSALMTTTMVKMEETIKLIKEQKLKCSVMVGGAVVTQAYADKIQADGYAPDAVSAVKVARQLCESVKVV, encoded by the coding sequence ATGATATTTAAGCAATTGATCAACAGTAACAGGGTGCTGGTTTTCGACGGAGGGATGGGCACTCTGCTTCAGTCCAAAGGTCTAAAACCTGGTCAATCTCCAGAAGAGCTCGGACTGGAAAATCCAGAAGCTATCAGGCAGGCACATGAGCTTTATGTAAGAGCAGGTGCTGACTTTATTACAACCAATACCTTTGGTGGATCAAGATTTAAGCTGGGCTCTGAAATTAATCCCACGGATTTCAATGAGCGCATGGCTGTGTTAGCGAGAAGCGCAGCTCATGGCAAGGCTCTGGTGGCAGGGAGTGTCGGCCCCACTGGCAGAATGCTTGCCCCTCTTGGAGATATGGAATTTTCTGAGATAGTTTCTGTCTTCAGGGAACAGATAACTGGACTGGTTCGTGGAGGGGTTGACCTGATAATCGGGGAGACCCATTTCGATCTCGCTGAAGCCAGGGCTGTGATCATTGCTACAAGGCAAGTCTGTGATTTGCCTGTAGCTATTTCCATGACTTTTGAGCAGGGGCAAAGTCTTACCGGCACTTCACCTGATGTGTATCTTGACGCTGCGCAGAATCTGGGTGTGGATATTGTGGGTATTAATTGCAGTTCAGGTCCTGAGGATTTTATTCCCCTTGTGGAATCCATGCTGGATCATCTTGATACTCCTTTACTGGTGCAGCCCAATGCCGGTCTGCCAGTATTAGAGGATGGTAAAACAGTTTTCAAGCTGGGTCCGGAAGAGTTTGTGGAAAAGCTTGTTCCTTTTATTTCCATGGGGGTCAAGCTGGTGGGTGGGTGTTGTGGCACAACCCCTGATCATATCAGGGCCTTGAAGCAGATGGCACAAAATTTATCTGTACAGCAGCCGTCTAATCAGAACAAGCCTTGCATAGTGCTTACTTCCAGGAGCAGAAAGGCTTGTTTGGGCTTTAATTACAAACCTGTTCTCGTGGGAGAGCGAATCAACCCTACAGGAAAAAAAGATCTTACCGCACAATTGCAGGGTTTTGAATTCACGAGAGCACTGCAGCTTGCTGAAGAACAGATTGCCTATGGTGCCGGGGTGCTGGATGTCAATGTGGGTGCTCCCATGGTGGAGGAAGAAAAAGTTCTGCCGTCCCTGATTAGAGAATTGACAGCGCGTTTTGATGTTCCTTTGTGTGTTGATTCCAGTAATCCTGAAGCCATAAAAAAATCGCTTTTTGAATATCCAGGCAGCATTCTGGTCAATTCCATCAGTGGTGAACAGGATAAAATGGATGTACTGGGCCCGCTTTGTCGGGAATTTGGAGCACCGTTTATTCTGTTGCCCTTAGAGGGCAGCAAACTCCCTGCTACTGCGGCCCAGCGCTTGGACATTATTGAGAAGCTCTTGATAAAAGCTGAAGAAATCAATATTCCGAGAAGGCTGATTATAGTGGACGCTCTGGCCCTGACCATATCCTCCAACTCCAGTGCTGCCTTAGACTGTCTTGAGGTCATTGGACAGTGTCGGAAAAGGTGGGGGCTTGGGACAATAATGGGTCTTTCCAATATTTCTTTTGGACTACCCGCAAGGGAACTGATTAATTCAACCTTTCTGGCCATGTGTCTTGCTGCGGGAATGACCTCTCTGATTGCTAATCCTGGGTCTGCACGAATAAGGGAAGTCATGGCTGCGTCCAATGTTGTCCTCGGAAAAGACAATATGGCGGAAGAATTTGTCAGCAAGTATTCAGGCTGGAAACCCTCTGGAGAATACATACATCAGGCTGCGCTGCAAGTTGAAGATTTTGGTTCCAGTCTGAAAGAAGCAGTTGTAAAGGGCAGAAAAGAATTAATTGTGGATTTGCTCAAGGAAGCGTTGGCAAATGGGAAGCAGCCTTTCAGTCTTGTTAACGATGAAATGATTCCGGCCATCAATCTTGTGGGTGAAAAGTATGAAAAGAGAGAGTACTTTTTGCCTCAATTGATCTTAAGCGCTGAAACCATGAAGGCAGGTTTTGAGTTCCTGCGTCCCATGCTCAAGAAGGATGACCAGGATGTGGGCTCCACAATAATTATGGCTACTGTAGAAGGTGACATCCATGACATTGGAAAGAATATTGTCTGTCTCATGTTGCGAAACTACGGATTTAATGTTGTGGATATGGGCAAGGATGTTTCAGCAAGTGATATAGTTGACACAGCAAAAGCTAATAAGGCAAGTTTAATAGGTCTTTCAGCTCTCATGACCACCACCATGGTCAAAATGGAAGAGACCATCAAGCTCATAAAAGAGCAGAAACTCAAGTGTTCGGTAATGGTGGGCGGGGCAGTTGTCACCCAGGCATATGCCGATAAAATTCAGGCTGACGGTTATGCGCCTGATGCTGTTTCTGCAGTGAAGGTTGCCCGGCAGCTTTGTGAGTCTGTTAAAGTTGTCTGA
- a CDS encoding sigma-70 family RNA polymerase sigma factor, protein MKKKDKKVTLTAEQKKKAQQICKDICTRPNSSPSVTDPLKIYMRELGSFPPLSAEEEFELARKFRENDDRDAALKLVTSNLRLVVRIAMEFQRKWMKNVLDLIQEGNVGLMKALKKFDPDKGIKFSYYASFWIRAYILKFIMDNWRMVKVGTTQAQRKLFYNLGKEKQRLESLGISPDSDTISQNLDVSESDVVEMGQRLGQYDLSLDMPLGDDSELTPMNFIPAIGDGAEDILLQEETAEILNTNIQELLPNLNEKEKDIIELRLLAETPMTLREIGEKYNITRERVRQIEARLLEKIKNHIKGNISDFSKEWLQDD, encoded by the coding sequence ATGAAAAAAAAAGATAAAAAAGTGACACTTACTGCTGAGCAGAAAAAAAAGGCTCAGCAGATTTGCAAGGATATCTGCACCAGGCCCAATTCATCTCCTTCTGTAACTGACCCGCTTAAAATATATATGCGGGAACTGGGCAGCTTTCCGCCCCTGAGCGCAGAGGAAGAATTTGAACTGGCCAGAAAATTCAGAGAAAACGACGACCGCGACGCAGCACTGAAGCTGGTCACTTCCAACCTGCGTCTTGTGGTTCGCATAGCCATGGAATTTCAGCGTAAATGGATGAAAAACGTCCTGGACCTTATCCAGGAAGGCAATGTCGGCCTTATGAAGGCATTGAAAAAGTTTGATCCGGACAAAGGCATCAAGTTCTCATACTATGCTTCTTTCTGGATCCGGGCATATATACTCAAGTTCATAATGGACAACTGGCGCATGGTTAAAGTAGGAACCACCCAGGCTCAACGCAAGCTTTTTTACAACCTTGGCAAGGAAAAACAGCGATTGGAGTCCCTCGGCATCTCACCTGATTCTGACACCATTTCGCAAAACCTTGACGTTTCAGAGTCTGATGTAGTGGAAATGGGGCAAAGGCTTGGTCAATATGATCTTTCTCTCGACATGCCCCTCGGCGATGATTCTGAACTGACGCCCATGAATTTCATCCCGGCCATTGGAGATGGAGCAGAAGATATTCTGCTGCAGGAAGAAACAGCTGAAATCCTGAACACCAATATTCAGGAGCTTTTACCTAATCTGAATGAAAAGGAAAAGGACATCATTGAACTGAGACTCCTCGCGGAAACTCCCATGACCCTCCGAGAAATTGGAGAGAAATACAACATCACAAGAGAAAGGGTCCGCCAGATTGAAGCCCGTCTACTGGAAAAAATCAAAAATCATATAAAAGGCAACATTTCAGACTTTTCCAAGGAGTGGCTGCAAGATGACTGA